DNA from Frateuria edaphi:
TTCAACGCCTCGCTGGACGAGACCGGCGAGAAGCTGATCCTCAAGAAGTACTTCCACATCGGCATCGCGGTGGACACGCCCGATGGCCTGGTGGTGCCGGTGCTCCGCGACTGCGACCAGAAGGGCCTGCTGGACCTGGCCCGCGAGCTGGGCGAGATCTCCAAGAAGGCGCGCGAGAAGAGGCTCGGCCCGGCCGAGATGTCCGGCGGCTGCTTCTCGATCTCCTCGCTGGGCGGCATCGGCGGCACCGCGTTCACGCCGATCGTCAATGCGCCGGAGGTGGCGATCCTGGGTGTCTCCAAGGCGTCCATGAAGCCGGTGTGGAACGGCAAGGAATTCGCGCCGCGGCTGATGCTGCCGCTGTCGCTTTCCTACGACCACCGCGTGATCGACGGTGCACTCGCCGCGCGCTTCGCCGCCTTCCTCGCCACCCAGCTCGGCGACATCCGCCGCCTGCTGCTCTGACGGGAGGCCAAGGCCATGGCGAACACGATCGAAGTGAAAGTCCCCGACATCGGCCACGACAACGTGCCGGTGATCGAGGTTCTGGTGAAAGCCGGCGACCGCGTGGAGAAGGAACAGAGCCTGATCACGCTGGAGTCGGACAAGGCCACGATGGAAGTGCCTTCCAGCGCCGCTGGCGTGGTCAGGGACGTCAAGGTGAAGGTGGGCGACGAGGTGTCCGAGGGCGCGGTGATCCTCACGCTCGAAGCCGAGGCTTCTGCTCCCTCTGCCCCGGATGGAAACAAGGCGGGGGAAGAGGGCCAGGGTAAGGGGGCGCCCTCGCGACAGCCCGGCAACGAAGCGAACGCACCTACCGCCGCTCCCGCAAGCCCCGCCCCCTCACCGCAATCCCCTCCCCGCCGGGGAGAGGAAGCGAAGGTGCCGCACGCGGCAGCGGCATCGTCCAGAACACCTGACCTCGAATGCAAGCTCGTCGTCCTCGGCTCGGGCCCCGGCGGCTACACCGCCGCGTTCCGCGCCGCGGACCTGGGCGTCGACACCGTGCTGGTCGAACGCTACGCGAGCCTGGGCGGCGTCTGCCTCAACGTCGGTTGCATCCCGTCGAAGGCACTGCTGCACGCCGCGGCCGTGATCGACGAGGCCGACGCGATGGCCGCCCACGGCGTCACCTTCGGCAAGCCCAAGATCGAGCTCGACAAGCTGCGCAAGTTCAAGGATCAGGTGGTCGGCAAGCTCACCGGCGGGCTGGCCGGCATGGCCAAACAACGCAAGGTGCGCACCGTGCAGGGCACGGGCAGCTTTGTCTCTCCGCACGAGCTGGAAGTAAAGACGGCCGAGGGCACCAGGCTGATCCGATTCGAGCACGCCATCATCGCCGCCGGCTCGCAGGCCGTGCGCCTGCCGATGTTCCCGTGGGACGACGAGCGCGTGATGGATTCCACCGGCGCGCTGGAGCTGAAGGACATTCCGAAGCAGCTGCTGGTCGTCGGCGGCGGCATCATCGGCCTGGAGATGGCCACGGTGTATGCGGGCCTGGGCAGCGAAGTGACCGTGGTCGAGTTCATGGACCAGCTGATCCCCGGCGCCGACGTGGACCTGGTCAAGCCGCTGGCCAAGCGCCTCGGCGGCAAGCTCAAGGGCGTGCACCTGAAAACCAAGGTGGTCGAGGCCAAGGCCACCAAGAAGGGTATCGAAGTCCGCTACGAAGGCGACAGCATTCCCGACACCACCGTGTTCGACCGCGTGCTGGTCGCCGTGGGCCGCTCCGCAAACGGCAACAAGATCGGTGCCGACAAGGCGGGCGTGGCGGTGACCGATCGCGGCTTCATCAACGTCGACACGCAGCTGCGCACCAATGTGCCGCACATCTTCGCCATCGGCGACCTGGTCGGCCAGCCGATGCTGGCGCACAAGGCGACCCACGAGGCGCGCGTCGCCGCCGAAGTGGTGGCCGGCATGAAGAGTCATTTCGACGCCCGCGTGATCCCGTCGGTCGCCTACACCGACCCGGAAATTGCCTGGGTCGGCGTGACCGAGCGCGAGGCGAAGGAAAAGGGTCTCAAGGTCGGCGTGGGCAAGTTCCCCTGGGCCGCCTCCGGCCGCGCGATCGGCATCGACCGCACCGAAGGCTTCACCAAGCTGCTGTTCGACGAGGAAACCCACCGCGTGGTCGGCGCGGGCATCGTCGGCCCGCACGCCGGCGACCTGATCTCCGAGCTGGCCCTGGCCATCGAGATGGGTGCCGAGGCGGCCGACATCGCCCTGACCATCCACCCGCACCCGACCTTGAGCGAGTCGATCGCGATGGCGGC
Protein-coding regions in this window:
- the lpdA gene encoding dihydrolipoyl dehydrogenase, with the protein product MANTIEVKVPDIGHDNVPVIEVLVKAGDRVEKEQSLITLESDKATMEVPSSAAGVVRDVKVKVGDEVSEGAVILTLEAEASAPSAPDGNKAGEEGQGKGAPSRQPGNEANAPTAAPASPAPSPQSPPRRGEEAKVPHAAAASSRTPDLECKLVVLGSGPGGYTAAFRAADLGVDTVLVERYASLGGVCLNVGCIPSKALLHAAAVIDEADAMAAHGVTFGKPKIELDKLRKFKDQVVGKLTGGLAGMAKQRKVRTVQGTGSFVSPHELEVKTAEGTRLIRFEHAIIAAGSQAVRLPMFPWDDERVMDSTGALELKDIPKQLLVVGGGIIGLEMATVYAGLGSEVTVVEFMDQLIPGADVDLVKPLAKRLGGKLKGVHLKTKVVEAKATKKGIEVRYEGDSIPDTTVFDRVLVAVGRSANGNKIGADKAGVAVTDRGFINVDTQLRTNVPHIFAIGDLVGQPMLAHKATHEARVAAEVVAGMKSHFDARVIPSVAYTDPEIAWVGVTEREAKEKGLKVGVGKFPWAASGRAIGIDRTEGFTKLLFDEETHRVVGAGIVGPHAGDLISELALAIEMGAEAADIALTIHPHPTLSESIAMAAEVYEGTITDLYIPKKK